AAAGGCGGTAAGAACAGGGTTTCCAGAAAGGGACGCACACGGGCATCGTCCTGGTAATCCCGCATTAGCTGACGATCGCGCGCCTCATCCACACTGTCGAGCCAGTGGAACTCGCGCAGGCACTGGCGCACCGCAAGAGCCCCGGACAGGGCGGCGGATCTGGCGCCAAAGATGCCCTGTCCGTCGCCCACCGCATAGATGCCCGGCACCGTGGTGCGAAACCCGTCCGCCCGCACCGGTCGCCAGCAGTGCTGGCTGTCATCCCAATGCAGATCAGCACCGACCGATGCCAGCAGGTTGGTGTTGGGGATAACGCCGAAATGGGTCATCAGGTGCTCGGTGTCCAGCCGCCGGGTTTGGCCACGGTGGGAAAAGGTCACCGCCTGCAGCCGCTGGCAGCCCTCGGCCGCCAGCTGGCTGCAGCCGTCCAGCCAGGGTACGCCGGCGCGGCGAACCTCGGCCTGCAGCGCCAGCCCCTTTTTCAGGTAGCTCCAACCTGCCACGGCGCTGGGCAACTGCCGCAGCGCCCGCAGATAGTTGATGCGTGGGGTCAGATCGACCACCGCCGCCGGCCTAACTCCGGCGCGCACATACTGCCAGGCCAGCAACGAGAGCAAGGGACCGGCTCCGGCCAGCACCACGTCTTGGGCGCTAATGCCGGCGCTCTTAAGCAAGATCTGACCGGCCCCGGCGGTCATGACCCCGGGCAGCTGCCAGCCGGTAAAGGGCACCGAACGCTCCATGGCGCCCGACGCTACCAGCAGGGCTCGGCCCTGTACCTGGGCGACCCGATCCTGCTGCCGGTAACAGACGGTGCCCTCCCGGTCGATACGCCAGACGGTACTGCCCGGCCGGAACTCGGCGCCGCTGTCCCGAAAGCCGCGGATCAGCGACTCACCGGCCCAGTAATCCTCGCCCAGTACCGAACGGTCCTGCAGCGGCGTGCTCTCCAGGGCGCGGTAAATCTGTCCGCCCGGCTGCCACTGCTCGTCGAGCACCACCACCTCCAGCCCGTGGTCGTCGGCCTCGGTGGCCGCCGCCAGCCCCGCCGGTCCGGCGCCGATGATCACCAGATCCACCCTGCTCATTCCAGCTCTCCCGTGTCGATACGCATGCCGGGCCTTACCCGGGTCATGCAGGCGCGTACGCCCGGTTTGTCGTCAATGGTCAGCTCGCAGCCGAAACACACGCCCATCATGCAGTAGGGCGCCCGGGGCTGGCCGCGGCGCAGCGAACAACCGATGGTGAGCACCCCCAGCTCCATCAGGGCGGCCGCCACGCTGATGCCGGCCATCAGCTGGCGTTCTTCCCCGTTAACCAGGGCGATGACCCGAAACGGGTCGGTAAGGCTGTTAAACATCGAATCTGTCTCCCCGAAAACTGGCCAGCGACGCCGGCAACTGCCCGTCGGCGATGCAGTTGGCCAATTGGTTGGCATGAAAGGCGGCCAGCGTAATGCCGCTGTGGCAGGACACGTTGAAAATGCCGGGATGCATGGGCGCCTGTTCGTAAAGCGGCAGGCCGTCCGGGGTCATGATGCGCAAGGCACCCCAGGCCCGGTTGACCTGAATGTCGGCCAGAAACGGATAGATGCGTACCGCCCGTTGTGCGATGGCCTGCATCACCTCGACCGTGGTGCCGCAATCCTCACCCACGTGCTCGTGGGAATCACCGCAGATGATGGTGCCCTCGCGGGTCTGACGCACCTGCAGGCTGGGCAGGGCCAGACGCTCGGGCTGGCGGGCCGACACCATGATCTGGCCCCGTACCGGCTCCAGCGGTACCTTGAGCCCAACCTGGCCGGCCAGCCGGTCGCTGTCCAGGCCGGCGGCAATCACCACCTTGTCGGCCTTCAGGGTGCCGGCGGTGGTCTCCACCTCCAGACGCTGATCCTGGCCTACCAGGATGCGGTTGGCGCGGCAACGGGTACGGTGGCTGACGCCCTGGCGGCGGGCGGCCGACAGCAGGGCGTACAGCAGCTTGAGCGGATCGCAGGTGCCGTCGAGTGGACAAAAGGAGGCACCGAGTACCTCTGGGCCCAAATCCGGCAGGGTCTCGAGCAGTTGCTCACGGTCAAGCAGGGAAAAGGGTATCGCCTCCGCGGCCTGCTGCTGGACCGCGTTCAGCCGTTGCTGGCGGGTATCGCGACCGGCGACGTCAAAATAAAAGTACAGGCCACCCCGGTTGTCGTACTCGACATCGATACCGGTCTCGGCCTGCAATTGCTCGGCGAAACCCGGCCACTCCCGACAGGAACGCGCCGTAATGTCGGCGTAGGCCGGGGCGCCAAAGCCCTTGCCCTGGCACCAGACCAGTCCGAAATTGCCCCGGGACGCCCGCAGCGCCCTATCGCCTTCATCCAGCAGGGTCACAGACAGTCCCTGCCTGGCGAGGCCATAGGCGACGGCGCTGCCCACGACGCCGGCGCCGATTACGATCACTTCCTGCATGAGTTCATCCGAGCGTGTTACAAGTGGGTGAAAATTATGCGCTCAGACCCATAAAATCCAATTATAATAAAGCATCCACCCATACACTTTTGATATGGTATGAAATTCGAATTGTTACGCGCCTACCGCGCGGTCATGCGCTACGGCAATGTCACCCGTGCCGCCGACATGATTGGCGCCACCCAGCCCGGTGTGAGCCGCATGCTGAGCCAGCTGGAGCACCAGGTGGGCTTTGCGCTGTTCGAGCGGGTCAAGGGCAGACTGTATCCCACCCCCGAGGGCGAACTGTTTTTTCAGGAAGTGGAGCATACCTACCAGGGAATGGAGCGGCTGCACGATACCGCCAGACGGATTCGAAAAAAGGAATCGGGCATGGTTCGGGTCTGCGCCATGCCGGCGCTGACCATCGGTTTTCTGCCGCGGGCCATCGCCCGCTTCAAGAAGGCCTTTCCCAACATTCATGTAATACTGACCACCGAGCGTTCGCAACAGGTCATTGAACAGGTGCGGGCGGGACACTGCGACCTGGCCATGGCCATGCATGCCGAACCAAGCGATGACTACAGTGCCCAGCCTCTGATCACCCCCAAGGTATGCCTGTTGCCGGCCGGCCACCCGCTCGTGAATAAAACGGTGATTACCTGCGAGGATCTGCGGGGCGAGCCCATGGTGACCACAGAACAAAGCTCCCGCAATCATCAGGAGCTGGTCGAGGTGTTCCACCAGGCCGGCGTGGCCCTGAACATAGAGCATGAAACCTCAATGAACGCCAGTTGCTGCCACTATGTGGCCAACCGGTTGGGCGTGGCCCTGGTGGATCCCTTTTCCGCCAGCTCGCATCGTTCACTGGGCTATGAGGTTCGCCCCTTTGAGCCGATCATTCCCTTCACCTGCTACCTGCTGCAGCCCCGGCACAGACCCAGGGCCAGTACCACCGACGACTTTCATCGGCTCTTTATGCAGGAAGCCGACGCCGTTCTGGCGGAGTTCGGGATTGGCCCCGGTTGAGCAAGGCTCGGAGCGGCCCAGACATAAAAAAGCGGCATCGCCTTTTGGCAATGCCGCTTTTTCCAACCAATGAGTGCTAGGCCAGGGCCGTGGGCACGCCGCTGTGAAAGCGAAACAGCTCGTCGGGCTGCCGAATAAGCGCCGCTTCCTGTTCACCGAAAAACGCCACCCGCGCATCGATACTTTCCCCGGCGTAGTCCCGTGCCAGCACCAGGTAGTCCTGATAATGGCGGGCTTCCGACCGTAACAGCGACACGTAAAACCGGCTCAGCTCCCCATCCAGGAAGGGCGCCAGTCGCGCAAAGCGCTCGCAGGAGCGGGCCTCGATATAGGCGCCGATGATCAGGCGGTCCACCATGGCCGCCGGCTCGTGGGTACGCACATGAGCCAGCATGCCCTTGGCATAGCGGGACGCCGACAGGGTATCGTAACCGATGCCCCTGGCCTGCATGATCTCCAGTACCTGCTCGAAATGGTGCAGCTCTTCCTGGATCAGCCGCACCATCTTCACCAGCAAATCATTCTTGGCCAGCTCGTCAAACACGCGGCGGTTGTCGCCCATCAGGGTCTGCTTGCCGAGCACCTCGCCCTTGTCCGGCAGGGCATCAAGGGACTTGTAAAAGTCGAGATTGGGCAACAGCTTGCGCTTGTCCTTGGGCAGGCAATAGCGGCGCACCAGGCTGTGGGCGCTCATCGCCGCCTTCATTTCGCAGTTGGCGTGATCCACCAGCAGCACCGCCAGTCGCTCGGGCTTTCTGGCCTCGGCAAGCCATGCCTCGGGGGTCGCGCAGTGCAGAAAGTCGTGAATGGGGGCAAGCAGGGTATCAAATTCGGTGGTCAACGGGCTGGCGGTCACAATCATTACCTGTTCGGTGCTAAAACGGCGGCCCGCAGTGTACCAATTCACCGAACCCGAGGCAGCCTTGTATCGGTCTTTTTCCGGCGTTCCCGCTTCGGCGAGCCGGCAAAACCGTCCGCTCATCGATATCGAGCAACAACCAGCCCCGAACGAGAACCATTTGAACAATGGGGTTCTCGGCAAACCTGACCCGCGTCACAGTTTTTAAGGCAAAGCCTATTTTCATCTAACATTATTGCTGGTTTTACCTAAAATCCCGCCATCGAATCGTTTGCGTAATCGTTTCGCCAGCCGATTCTTCGTTTAATCAGAGGACTTCGCTTCCTCACTGACAGGGCGCTACCGTGAAAAAAACCACTCTGCTGAACAGCCGGCTGTCCGCGCTGGTGGCAAGCCTCGGCCACACCGACGAAATCACCCTGGGGGACGCCGGCCTGCCCGTGCCTGCCGGGGTGGAACGCATCGATCTGGCGGTCAGCCCTGGCCTGCCGGGCCTTGAAAGCACACTTTGCGCGCTGCTCACCGAGCTGCAGCTGGAGGCCGTGGTGCTGGCGGAAGAAATCAAGATGGTCAGCCCGGAGCTGCATCAGCGCCTGCTGGCTCAGCTGGCCGACGCCGGTCGAGCTCAGGGTCGCGACATTGCCGTCAGCTATGTCAGCCATGGCGAATTCAAGCAGCGTAACCGCCACAGCCGGGCCGTGGTGCGCACCGGTGAATGCACGCCCTACGCCAACCTGGTGTTGTGCGCCGGCGTGCCCTTCTGAGGTAACCATGAACGCAGTATTGTCTCTTTCCGGCATTGAAAAGGCCTTTCCCGGCGTCAAGGCGCTGGATCAGGCCGGGCTCAATGTTTATGCGGGCCAGGTGATGGCCCTGATGGGTGAAAACGGCGCCGGCAAATCCACCCTGATGAAGGTGCTTACCGGCATCTATCAGGCCGACGCCGGCACCATTCACTACCGGGGCGAAGCGCGCCGTTTTAAAGGCCCGCGCGAGTCGCAACAGGCCGGCATTGGCATTATTCATCAGGAGCTGAACCTGTTGCCGGAGCTGACCATTGCCGAAAACATCTTTCTCGGTCAGGAGCCGGTCAACG
The Oceanimonas doudoroffii DNA segment above includes these coding regions:
- a CDS encoding NAD(P)/FAD-dependent oxidoreductase, translated to MSRVDLVIIGAGPAGLAAATEADDHGLEVVVLDEQWQPGGQIYRALESTPLQDRSVLGEDYWAGESLIRGFRDSGAEFRPGSTVWRIDREGTVCYRQQDRVAQVQGRALLVASGAMERSVPFTGWQLPGVMTAGAGQILLKSAGISAQDVVLAGAGPLLSLLAWQYVRAGVRPAAVVDLTPRINYLRALRQLPSAVAGWSYLKKGLALQAEVRRAGVPWLDGCSQLAAEGCQRLQAVTFSHRGQTRRLDTEHLMTHFGVIPNTNLLASVGADLHWDDSQHCWRPVRADGFRTTVPGIYAVGDGQGIFGARSAALSGALAVRQCLREFHWLDSVDEARDRQLMRDYQDDARVRPFLETLFLPPFDQLLTLDDEVVVCRCEEVTVAELKQACEAGARGVNQLKTYTRCGMGPCQGRQCGNAVSLLQARWLGEPVSQVGYYHARSPVVPVTFGELGNIQGHRPSSNT
- a CDS encoding (2Fe-2S)-binding protein; translation: MFNSLTDPFRVIALVNGEERQLMAGISVAAALMELGVLTIGCSLRRGQPRAPYCMMGVCFGCELTIDDKPGVRACMTRVRPGMRIDTGELE
- a CDS encoding NAD(P)/FAD-dependent oxidoreductase; its protein translation is MQEVIVIGAGVVGSAVAYGLARQGLSVTLLDEGDRALRASRGNFGLVWCQGKGFGAPAYADITARSCREWPGFAEQLQAETGIDVEYDNRGGLYFYFDVAGRDTRQQRLNAVQQQAAEAIPFSLLDREQLLETLPDLGPEVLGASFCPLDGTCDPLKLLYALLSAARRQGVSHRTRCRANRILVGQDQRLEVETTAGTLKADKVVIAAGLDSDRLAGQVGLKVPLEPVRGQIMVSARQPERLALPSLQVRQTREGTIICGDSHEHVGEDCGTTVEVMQAIAQRAVRIYPFLADIQVNRAWGALRIMTPDGLPLYEQAPMHPGIFNVSCHSGITLAAFHANQLANCIADGQLPASLASFRGDRFDV
- a CDS encoding LysR substrate-binding domain-containing protein, producing the protein MKFELLRAYRAVMRYGNVTRAADMIGATQPGVSRMLSQLEHQVGFALFERVKGRLYPTPEGELFFQEVEHTYQGMERLHDTARRIRKKESGMVRVCAMPALTIGFLPRAIARFKKAFPNIHVILTTERSQQVIEQVRAGHCDLAMAMHAEPSDDYSAQPLITPKVCLLPAGHPLVNKTVITCEDLRGEPMVTTEQSSRNHQELVEVFHQAGVALNIEHETSMNASCCHYVANRLGVALVDPFSASSHRSLGYEVRPFEPIIPFTCYLLQPRHRPRASTTDDFHRLFMQEADAVLAEFGIGPG
- the miaE gene encoding tRNA isopentenyl-2-thiomethyl-A-37 hydroxylase MiaE yields the protein MIVTASPLTTEFDTLLAPIHDFLHCATPEAWLAEARKPERLAVLLVDHANCEMKAAMSAHSLVRRYCLPKDKRKLLPNLDFYKSLDALPDKGEVLGKQTLMGDNRRVFDELAKNDLLVKMVRLIQEELHHFEQVLEIMQARGIGYDTLSASRYAKGMLAHVRTHEPAAMVDRLIIGAYIEARSCERFARLAPFLDGELSRFYVSLLRSEARHYQDYLVLARDYAGESIDARVAFFGEQEAALIRQPDELFRFHSGVPTALA
- the rbsD gene encoding D-ribose pyranase, which gives rise to MKKTTLLNSRLSALVASLGHTDEITLGDAGLPVPAGVERIDLAVSPGLPGLESTLCALLTELQLEAVVLAEEIKMVSPELHQRLLAQLADAGRAQGRDIAVSYVSHGEFKQRNRHSRAVVRTGECTPYANLVLCAGVPF